The DNA segment AGCAGCCCTTATGGATAGACGACTGACCTGTCCGCCAACTGGATTATTACTCCTGTCTCTTTTAAAAGACCCGCGTTAATCAGCttataaatagaataaggcataacattaatggaagcccctaaatcacacatggctttcttaatgcctacattacctatctcacaggaaatagcaaacataccttggtccttgTATTTGGGCGGAACTTTCTTTTGCAGTACTGCGGAGACATTTTCTCCTACATTTACTCTTTCGTTACCTATTAACCTCCTCTTGCTAGTACACAACTCCTTGAGGAATTTTGCATAACGAGGGATTTGTTTGATAGCGTCGAGTAAAGAGATATTTACCTCCACCTTCCTGAATGTCTCGaggatttctttttccttcttttctttcttatccCTTGCAAACCTCCCTAGAAAATGAGGTGGCATCACAACTCGTCTCTGAATTTTTTATTCTGGCCTGGCTGTTGGATCAAAGATCTGTTTTTCCCGCTCCTTGTCTTGCCCATGACTTTTGACTAGAACTGTTTTCAGAACCTTTCCGCTACCAAGAGTTATTGCACTGGCATTCTGCCGAGGGTTCGGCTCTGTCTGGGAAGGTAATTTTCCTTGAGACTCCAAGCGATTAACTACCGTCGAgagtttactaacttgattagTTAACTCTTGTATTGATGCGTTTGTCCTCTATTAATATTTTGTAGCATCGGCGGCCAGTCTTTCCACAACAGCTTCTAGAGATGTGATTGGCTTGTGTTGTTGTTGTGGTGGTTGCAGAAGTCTCGGTTGGTATGATGGATTATATCGGGGATTAGCTCCATAATTCAGGTTGGAATGATCCTTCCACCCGGGATTGTAGGTGTTAGAGAAAGGATCATAGCGTCTTTGCTGAGGTCTCGGAAAACCTCCGACAGCATCAACATGTGCCGTTGAATTGTCATTAAGGATTGGGCACAAATCCGTCGGGTGTTCAGACGTAGTACAAATTCCACATAGTTGGGTTAGACTCTTTTTTTCTGTAAGCAAAGATTGAACAACATTCGTAAGCTTATCCAATTTATCTTCTGAAGATGAAATGTTTACCCCATTTACCCGTCTTGTCGGTTCCGAATTCGGCTGATACTGTTGAGAATTTACCGCCATGGTGGATATTAGTTCTCTTGCCCTTTGAGGGTTCATATTGACAAGCACCCCTCCACTAGCAGCATCAATCATCTTCATATCCATAGGGAGCAAACCCTCGTAGAAATATTGAAGAAGTGATTGTTCGGTCAACCCATGTTGCGGACAACTTGCACACAGTTTTTTGTACCGCTCCCAATAGTCGTAGAGCGATTCACTTTCCATTTGGTGAATTCCCACTATGTCCCTCCTAAGCTTAGCTGCTCGTGACGCTGGAAAGAATCTGTCAAGAAATACACGAGATAAGTCATCCCACGTTGTGATAGAACCAGggggtaagtaaaataaccattcttttgctgtatcaactaaagaaaaaggaaaggcccGAAGTTTGATTTCATCTTCGGGTACTCCCTGGGGTTTCATGCTTGAGCAGACCATGTGGAATTCTCTCAAGTAAGTGTGTGGATTTTCATTCTTCAAGCCTCAAAAAGTGGGCAAAAGGTGAATCAAGCCCGACTTCAATTCGAAAGAAGTTCCTCTGGTTGGATAGTTGATGCATAACGGTGTTTGCTCGTTGGGAGCGTGGCTAGTTGACGAATGGTTCGGTTTGCCATCCTTTCTGATTCACCGAGGTTGCCTTTTGTTTCAAAGAGAGGTTCAGTCTCAAGTTCAGCCTCTTCGACTCGTTTCCCACGTCGAATTGCCTCTGCACGAATTACTTCGCTCAACTTTTCAACGTCGGATTCTAGGATCCCTTGTCCTAGCTCAACTCCTGCTTTACTTGCATGTTTAAGAGCTTCTGTCTCTTTTTGTTGTGCTCGCACCGATTTCTCGATCTCTAGGTCATATTCAAGATCTCTTGATGAAGATCTGGTCATGAAGACGATTTAAACAATTGTAAGTGTTGCCAGTcctcggcaacggtgccaaaactGATGGCTgtcgattccaccaatataaacctacacctaatttgcaaattaagcagtatagggagtagggtcgatcccacaAAGACTGGTTTACTGAAAATTGTTTATCTCTGGACTAGATTTATGTctgggcagttgtcgtgcccacGATGTTTGGGgggaataaaatatgaaacctaaaataaacataaaaaaatataaaaagtaaaagatgaaataaaaaaaataacgaagtaatctgaAGGAAAATCAATTAAACTTAGCTCAGCCTTAAGCACGGGTTTTTTCTGTCTTTGACCCGATCCTCGAAATTaggtgaactcctcttttccaataagctagttatagctaccaaggacgcctcggacaccaactcttccttatgtaaattagttatggaacgtcctataactaacccttaccgatcgaacaacctacGAAatgttcgtgatttagaactccggcagctttgcgttctagaagagcctagctcgaaccaatgccctcaaacgttcgggacatttaaatccggttactacttcccttgacggaaccaaacaacaATCCCCACTTGGCACGTCAATGTGTTCACGGAAGACCAattagacaatcgatcctttcGGAATTCTAACTGTACGTCTAgccacactaactcaaacgacgtcttttttgacttagtgttgtcttgactttgtgagttgacgaagtcatactcttaatacgaagaaataataaatatcgaAAATTAGGAGTTAAAcagctcgggttcgtaactcacgggtttttGACGGGGTTAACACCGGCTTAAAGCTGAAAGGGGTTTAGTGTGgcatgaatttaatcatgcttGAAAGTTGTGGATTGTGTTTTGGCTTTGTGTGAAGGgtgatggaattttggaaaggaaaGGGGACTTGGAGAGCAATTGACCCAATtgtggaaaagaaacaaaaattggagACAAAGCTACAATATGCAACatcaaattgaagagaaaagaaatgatattccaactccaaattgaaaaaggaaataCAAGAGAGAGAGTAATTCTATTCCAAGTAGAAGAAGGAATACAAATTAAgggatgatttttctagaaaactAAAAGcccttatttatatacatagggttgctaaaaatagcctattctaaattaataaaataaaaataaaaataaataaataataaaactaactaaaataatatcttctatttttagatttttacaaagtcaaaattgatgttaaatcctTGGCCTTCCCATCTTTATGATTTGGCCCCAACTCAACgatttgtctttcaatttggttcctttttgctcgtttttgaccaattgcatccctgacaaaattaaattataaaaaaacaccaattaagccgggattaattcaaaaataaactaaattaaacacaagaattatgtaaattagtgtgTTTatcaatcttaaaattttaattatcagtattaactaattataaatttcatatttttagaaataacttataaaaatagaatttaagtaGAATGTAAATTGGAGAATACCAATATTTATTTGGGTGGGTAAGAATTTTAACCTGAAAAACTTAGTGCAAGGCTTCCATTTGCTTCCTGCACCCATTGATAAAGATTCCAATTATGTTGCACAACACTAATTAATTACTTTTTCTcagttacaatttttttaatgtcAGATTTACCCAAAAAATTCAACGTTATTAATTTTTCCTACGAGtagttaataaaatttcattactGATAATTATACAATTAATCACTTCTTTATTAACACTTAAACAAGCTTGTAACtattaacaacaacaaaaatcataatatttcaattttaaagagaataataatttttttgagtttttgcacatttaaaatatttatatattttttaaaaattttaataactttttataaattttgaagtcTTTTTAATTTTGCACTCATCCAAAAGGAATCTAGATAACTATTTGTCTAGATTCATTCTATATgcacatttttaattattttttaaaaaatgttttttaaaaaagattgaaaagaaaataatttttattgacaTGACAATTTTTGATGGCCTCTATCAACCACGTCAGTGAAGTTAACAATCAAATCGATTAATTGACTGCTCCATTAATAGAAGGGgtcaattaaaattttcttttagatcATTGCAGGTTCAATTAAGTACATTTTTTTCATAGTgactcaattgatttttttttttactaaaagcTTTTTTGATAAGTAAGTTAATTGTTAATTTGAATGTGAGTGTATATATTATACATGTAATCAAGAGAGGTATATCTAATGTgagagtgaaaaaaaaaaaaagttgatgttGATCGATCAACGCCAATCTTAGTGAAGACTTTGCTGGAAGATTAGAATTAGACCAACAAGAAAATGTAAAATGAGTTGGAGAAAATATAATACTATGAAATAACCCTATGGAGAATGCTAATTTATTTTCCCactttttgtattattttggctAAAAGCTTATATTGCCTAACTCATTTatagatcaaaattttcaaaatgaaaaaagtGTTCTTTTTTTACCCCACAGAACAAAGTGTTAAATAAAAGCTTTTTCACAATTCACCTTAGCGTGTACTACAAATTTAAATGAACGTTAACTACTtaaaataaaacacgaaaattgaatttgatattatttaaaaaaacattatttaaaacataatataggatattagaaaaatattttaaaattttaaggtaagttaTAATAGATGTCACTCACcgataatttttgttttttttagttgtctaactaaaaaaagttacaaaataatcatccAACTATTTAATTGTCTTTTTTGATCAACACAcccaaaaatccaaaataatgGGATGactaaaaatgacaaaattaaataattaaatgatcattttatatttttttatatttagatgattaaaaaaattatgaataattgaatcaacattttgtaaattttcataattgaatGATCAAACTAGAACCCATAGTTGACtgactattaatataatttaccccaaaaattaaatcattaatgaaccatttttgaaaaatattgctTTTGACCAGCTAAAAAAGTTTAACATTATACCACATAAAAAGTTGAGTCTAAATTTGAGTATTTACCCCATTCATGAGAGGATGTGGGAGGGACCCAGATGCACTTCATCAATGGGAAATATCACCTTATATTTAAACAATTGTTGCTTGCTTTGGATTGATTATTTACGTAGTTATTAAAAAAGGTTAATTAGTTGGGCCATCATATTTTGTCGTCAAAATTTGGTCTAGGAAGTGGGGCAGTACAAAATAACAATACATGTGGTAAAACAAGAAGTTGAAAGCTAAACTTCTAGATGATGTATTCAATTTATGAATCAATCTTGCCATTCAACTGTATATAATACACttacaattttaaaaacaaaaaaactacatataataaacttatattttcaaaatgccatgtttgaaaaaatgaaaaatgaaagtaTGAGAAACACTAGATACAGTCAAACCAAACGTGTAAAAACAGTTGTTAGAAATGAATGATTACAAGGCATTGCTTCAACAGCTAGAGGTTACCTCATGCTGTTGGCATTTTTTTAAGAGGAACAATGCAGTTTGTTAATCAAATATAGTAGGGTTAgtaaaccaaaacaaaaacagGAAGCAAAGTGTGTTTCACGAGATCATTAACTTCACCTGCAGCGTCACAAAAAACGGCCAATCAAACATGTAATGGAGATGTTTCTTCTCGATTAGTTTACTTACATGGTATAATCAGGAATCATGGGGTTCTTGCACCATCAAAGTAATGTGATGCTTTCCGCTGTCTGAACGGAGGTTATCTCCTTTAATTCCAACCTGGAAAACAAATCTATTTAAGTTTTACCGATACAAGTCAAATGTGATCCTTAGCACACATGAAACTAGTAATTACCTCAATGGGACTTTCTCTCTCAGGGGAGAACCATCGTAAGAGCACCCCAAGATGAAGTAATGCAGGGATTAGCTTGAACAATAGAGGACTTGTCACCTGGGGATATGAAAGTTGAAATCCCATCACTATTTTACTACAAAAATAACCAcagttgaaagattatgatcaaGCCAAGAATCAATCATACCAAACTAAGTGCTGTTGTCCCTAGCAGTAGCAGGTACAGTTTCCCCTGGAAAGCTCGAGGTTTCAGTTATGGAGGCGATTGTAAAGCCAAAAACTATTCTTAACTAGGGATGTATTGATACACCCATTTTGCCAAAGTACAATAAACTTGGTAGTAGCACTGACCTCAACAAGATGGATATTAGAAGCACGGCTTAGAAGGACGAAAGCAAATTCTCCAATCTGTGCAAGAGACATCCCAACCTGCACAAGCAAAAGAACTCGAGTTGCTTCAAAATTCAAATGCAATACATAATCAAGTATACATAAAATAAAGCTTACAAGCAGTGAAGTCTTGTTGTTGTAGCCAAAACCCTTGACAACCAAGgcaattatgattgtttttatgGTGATAACCAATATAACAGATGCAAGCAAGATATCAACATGGTTCCAGAGAAAATGAACATGGATCAGCATCCCTATGCTGGCAAGGAAGAGAGCAGCGAAAAAATTCCGAATGGGTTCGATCTGCACGGAGAGATTAGCTTCAATTGTGGGAATACTACAAGGATAAGCTGATAATACCGTCGATTAAAACTGAATGCACTAACATGAGATAATGAATTGTGTAAAGCATAATCTTAACTAGTTCAAGTGTGTGTTGAGCAAGATCAGTTGTTGATATCATCACTCCGGCAGCAAATGAACCCAATTCTAAGCTCAGCCCCAGCTTGTCACTACACTGAAAATTACACTATCAATTAAATAGAAGTTCCCCCCAAAAAAATGTGCAGACATCTGATTGGCTTAAATTATAGCAACAATGTAACAAACAATTCAGATCAGAAACTGCAtagtttctttctcttttacCAGTTGTGCACGTATGTATCAGCAGAAATCTAAAAATTATTCATATGGTTTACAAGCAAATATCAATTAAATACATTCTAAAGTACCAATTACACCACTTGTATGAAGGTAAAGTTATGTACTTCTACACTTTGAATCACAAGCAGCTATCAAAACACAATTTATTACATAAAAGCTTATCTATTTTTAGATCTGTAAGGACAGTTGAGAGTATTTAAAAACCAGAACGTTAGCCTTCATTACTAGTCCTGCTTGTCAGAGGTTTACGCATCACAAAAGAATGGAAAATGGTATGGATACATCTTTACAGATAAAACAAACACTAGATTTGTTACAAAGGGGGTATTTCTCATGATATTGCATACAAAATAACACGTTGCTTGACAACATTATAGTAAAAAGAAGACAAACCaagaggaaaaaagaaacatACCCAGGCTACAAGTAAGCAGAATGCCACAGATGCCAATTGATAAAGTTCATCTGTCTGCACATATAAGAAGGAATTAAACAAATCATATCAGAACAACAATCTCACTCACACATAAGCCTGTTTTCATAACATATAGTAGAAAAAGAAAACCAGTATGTAATTCTATCTGTAGATATAAATATGTACCTGTGATGAGagacttatcatcagtttgagcAACCAAGGAAGGCCTGTACGAGACAATATCGACAAAACACCCAAAAAGGTAGCCAACATGACCAACCTGGTTAACAAAATATTTGGTGTTAAGAATTAACTCGATACCAACAAACAAAGCCATGAATGGAGAAAAAGACAATGAAACAAGAACTTATGGTCTTATCCTAATCCAAACTCCACTTTCTACTTCTTATACAATCACAAGCACAAGGCACCAGAACAATaatatgtatgacttttgatcTGATCAAATATTATGTGTGACTAAGTGGTATATATTTGAACTGAAGCATGATCAATCTTTCTAGTTTTAGGTGAAATAGATCATGAATACTAACAAAATTAAGCCTATTCCTTAATCAAATATTTCCCTTTTTATGGCATCTAAAAAAGGAGTGCTATTTATCCTGTAATCCACATGAAAATTGGAATGTGAGACTTCTGCAAGTTTTCCCGTACAGTTTAGTCATGGATATTACTCCTTGAAAAATGCCGGATGTTCCAACAAGAACTGGAAGCAACGCAAATAGCAATCCCACAGCACAGTCCTGCAAAGTTCAAAACTTCTAAGGACACCAGTGTAATAAAAAGTTCAGGTAATTGAGTTGTCAGCAAGAAGGCATAAACAGAATCTGAAAACAAAACAGAACATTGAAGACAACTTTGGGGTGAAGGAATCAATACTTGCAGAATAAGAGTGCCAATGATGACTTGGCCGTGAAGCATGTTGTTAGAATTCTTCTCCATTAAAAATTTAAGCACCTGccattgaaaaatagaaaaacaacattaTAAAAAGTTACTAAACGAAGATAAAGGTCTCTACGAGGAGTGTGAAGGTGTCTAAACTCAAGTGATGCGCATGCATATGAGTGCTTATATATGAATGCAAGTATGAATGTCTGTAGGTGCTGTAAGTGTCTATAAAAGTTTTGCACTGTAACTTTACCACAGCTGTTGAAGACATTGAAAGAAATACACCAACAAATACACCCTCTGAGAGTCTACCGCCACATAACTGCAAACAACATCCAATTAAAACTGCAGGATTCAGCATTACAATTGTGGCATAAAATGGTcaataattatatgaaaataagAAAGATAACATGTTGGGACAAAGCATGTACCTTAACCATATTAAGAAATAAAACATACCataaaaacaaaagcaaactAAAATTGGGTTTGAAGTCAAGTAGGAAATACTGAAGATTTCAACAGCAAAACGGCAAGAAACCTCTTTATGACCCAGATGTAATCTGAAATGATGCTAATCTAATATAGACAAAAATTCTTTCCCATTTGACtaatttaaatgtaaattgtAGAACCTCAGTGTCCTCAGATTCAGGTGAAGGTGATGACACCATTTTATAAGGATAAATGAACCAAAACCTACATAGACTGTGTCAAAATTAATAGACATACTGAGGCTGTAATTCCACAGAGGCACATAAATAGAACTATCTGGAGTAGCCCTCCTAGGACAGCAACTGCTCGAACAACTCGAAGCTAAAATAAAAAGGATGAAGTTAGAGAAATGCTATGAAGATTGATGTAGAGAGTATcacataaatagaaaataaaaggttcAGAGGCATAATCCAACCTTTGCAATGGAAAACTCTAGGCCCaatgcaaaaagaagaaaaatcacaCCAAATTGAGCTACCGTTTCAACCTGCATGATTCAAATGAGAGAGAAAATACAAACTATTAAATCTTAGTAATATATATGAATAACCAACAAACAAGTTAAAACTGAAGAGCCTGTTATGAAATGACATCACAAACCTAGCATATAAATTGTTCAATTTCAGTTGCTAACAATGGTATAACGGAGTCCAATAGACCATATTACTTACTGGTACATAAATCATTgcctatgtttatttttatttttatttattgccCTAGTTTGATATTGGCACCAAACCATCAACTAccaattgtaataaaataaactcattttttaaaaaaaaaaaaagaatgaatgaattaaaaattttaaagaaagaaaagacataGATTTCAGAACAACAAATCACTAAGAGCTGTGGTTTGTTTTAGGCTTCAGATGAACTCTAAAAGAATCATAATAACTAGATTAAATGAGATGAAGGAACACAGATTAGAAACAACACTCATTTTTCATAATAAGGCTCCATGAAAAAGAGTGAACAATAGCGTTATGATCAAGAAACCATCATTCAGAGCAGTTACAAAGGGTTTAATAAATAAGCTATAaatgtttatggcaaattttttttaatgaaatatacAACATACTTGCACCATTTCACTGACAAAGTTAAAACCCCCAGGTCCAATAAGAGATCCTGCTAACAAATATCCAGTAATGACCTGTAAAATATGTAACAAGAAAACATATAGGAAATTAGTAATCCAAGACACTCTAGAGGGACTTGAAGACAAAGAATATATAGGCTTATATTAATACAATCAGACCGGTTGTCCAGCACAAGCAAATGCAATGCCACCACAAGTTGCAGAGACAATGACAACTACCAAATCTGATATTAGTCTGCAGAGCATaagcacaaaaaaaaatattacattagCCTATTAGATGAATGTAAAAAGCAACGTTGATGAAATGAAGATAATAAAAGGGTTACCTTAAGTCCAGTTGTAACACTggatattttgatttaaaattagaaatgatgaAGACATTGTCCTGAAAATAAACCAGCATCTCAGATTTCTAAATATGGGAATATATCATCAGGTGAAGTTTTAAATTAACAAATCTAACCTTCCGATCTATCAACATAGGTGTATCTTCAGCTCTGTTATCATTCTCTAGATTAAATACGTCATGGAGTTGAAATGATCTAAAAGGAGGATGCAAAAGACATGAGGAAACTACTACATGTCTCTAAGCAGTTATGAAGAAGATATGGTATGAATAGTTCAAAACTTTTGatcatcaaaatacaaaattatGCTCTTCTATGAACACGCTAAAGTAATCAGAACTCAAAATCAACAAATCAAATCTACTCGTTAATAAGGAGAAGCACAaacttttcctcttttgtatcaTTTTTCTTTGTCTTCACTCTGGCCACGGTTTCCAAAACAGCCTGACAAGCATACACATACGGAAAGAATAAGCTAGCAAGTTTTCCCAACTGAAAAGTTTTCAAAAGAATAAGTACCACCAACCTTCTTTTCTACTACACTGTTGTTGAAACTTCCAGCATCATCATTTACTGCCAACAACAGAAAGGAAACATGATAAAAAGTCAGAAATTGAATTTCCATCCGGTTTATACCGTTAAGGAAACACTGGCAGTCTAATTTTGAGCTAAATATTTTTAGAAACCTTTCAAACATTGATTTTTTTCCCCTTCAAAGTTGAATAATCCACTGCAAATGAAGATGAATTTATAGCATAATTGACAATTGTAATTTAAAGAAGAAGAATCTATTAGCAAATCTATTTCCAGGGAATTTATGCAAACAAACTATCATTAATTCTTTAAGATCTTATAAACCATCCATTGATAACAAAAACCATAACCTACCAATAGATCCCGCTTAAAAaccttagaaaataaataaaaataacaagaattaaTTG comes from the Gossypium hirsutum isolate 1008001.06 chromosome A06, Gossypium_hirsutum_v2.1, whole genome shotgun sequence genome and includes:
- the LOC107961661 gene encoding K(+) efflux antiporter 6 isoform X2 → MLRKSNSSLEILTFCFFVSLFCLASFSVAQRQQEQLAESDRFDDDDDGGNGTVSNASSIAKPKDGTFAAIIDRALEKEFTENEQNEVNDDAGSFNNSVVEKKAVLETVARVKTKKNDTKEEKSFQLHDVFNLENDNRAEDTPMLIDRKDNVFIISNFKSKYPVLQLDLRLISDLVVVIVSATCGGIAFACAGQPVITGYLLAGSLIGPGGFNFVSEMVQVETVAQFGVIFLLFALGLEFSIAKLRVVRAVAVLGGLLQIVLFMCLCGITASLCGGRLSEGVFVGVFLSMSSTAVVLKFLMEKNSNNMLHGQVIIGTLILQDCAVGLLFALLPVLVGTSGIFQGVISMTKLLVMLATFLGVLSILSRTGLPWLLKLMISLSSQTDELYQLASVAFCLLVAWIEPIRNFFAALFLASIGMLIHVHFLWNHVDILLASVILVITIKTIIIALVVKGFGYNNKTSLLVGMSLAQIGEFAFVLLSRASNIHLVEGKLYLLLLGTTALSLVTSPLLFKLIPALLHLGVLLRWFSPERESPIEVGIKGDNLRSDSGKHHITLMVQEPHDS
- the LOC107961661 gene encoding K(+) efflux antiporter 6 isoform X1, translating into MLRKSNSSLEILTFCFFVSLFCLASFSVAQRQQEQLAESDRFDDDDDGGNGTVSNASSIAKPKDGTFAAIIDRALEKEFTENEQNEVNDDAGSFNNSVVEKKAVLETVARVKTKKNDTKEEKSFQLHDVFNLENDNRAEDTPMLIDRKDNVFIISNFKSKYPVLQLDLRLISDLVVVIVSATCGGIAFACAGQPVITGYLLAGSLIGPGGFNFVSEMVQVETVAQFGVIFLLFALGLEFSIAKLRVVRAVAVLGGLLQIVLFMCLCGITASLCGGRLSEGVFVGVFLSMSSTAVVLKFLMEKNSNNMLHGQVIIGTLILQDCAVGLLFALLPVLVGTSGIFQGVISMTKLLVMLATFLGVLSILSRTGLPWLLKLMISLSSQTDELYQLASVAFCLLVAWCSDKLGLSLELGSFAAGVMISTTDLAQHTLELIEPIRNFFAALFLASIGMLIHVHFLWNHVDILLASVILVITIKTIIIALVVKGFGYNNKTSLLVGMSLAQIGEFAFVLLSRASNIHLVEGKLYLLLLGTTALSLVTSPLLFKLIPALLHLGVLLRWFSPERESPIEVGIKGDNLRSDSGKHHITLMVQEPHDS